In the Octadecabacter sp. SW4 genome, one interval contains:
- a CDS encoding DoxX family protein, with protein MSNTSNSDYAATLLRVSSGIAFLAHGLLKVNVFTIAGTVGYFESLGLPGILAYLTIAAELAGGVALILGIATRPVALALIPVLLGATWVHAGNGWLFSSEGGGWEFPLLWAILQVAIALLGAGAYAMRIPVLQKTLGKFA; from the coding sequence ATGTCTAACACGTCCAATTCCGACTACGCCGCCACTTTGCTGCGTGTGTCCTCTGGCATAGCTTTTCTGGCCCACGGGCTCTTGAAGGTGAATGTATTCACCATCGCGGGCACGGTTGGCTATTTCGAAAGCCTTGGCCTGCCGGGGATCCTTGCCTATCTCACCATCGCCGCCGAATTGGCGGGGGGTGTGGCACTCATCCTTGGGATTGCAACCAGACCTGTCGCGCTGGCCTTGATCCCTGTTTTGCTCGGCGCCACATGGGTCCACGCTGGCAACGGCTGGCTGTTCTCGAGCGAGGGCGGCGGCTGGGAGTTCCCATTGCTGTGGGCCATTCTGCAGGTCGCGATCGCGCTTTTGGGCGCGGGTGCTTACGCTATGCGCATTCCCGTCCTGCAAAAGACACTTGGCAAGTTTGCCTGA
- a CDS encoding NADPH-dependent F420 reductase: protein MNIAVIGKGNVGTGLAAVLSAAGHDAAAFGRDDDLARAVSNAEIVILATPYNAAEDVAGKADFNGKLVIDVSNPVKEDFSGLQVGLDTSAAEQIADLMPGASVVKAFNTIFAQHYASGLSIDGTPLQTYVAADDEVARARVKKLAGDMGLVAIDAGPLANARYLEPMGFMNIQFGYVLGQGVEIAPQWLVA, encoded by the coding sequence ATGAATATCGCAGTTATCGGAAAAGGAAATGTTGGCACTGGCCTTGCAGCCGTGCTCAGCGCTGCTGGTCACGATGCAGCGGCCTTTGGTCGCGATGACGACTTGGCACGCGCGGTGTCGAATGCGGAGATTGTGATCCTCGCGACACCTTACAACGCCGCAGAAGATGTTGCTGGCAAAGCAGATTTCAACGGAAAGCTGGTCATCGACGTCTCAAACCCTGTGAAGGAAGACTTCTCTGGCCTTCAGGTCGGGCTGGACACCTCAGCGGCCGAGCAAATCGCGGACCTCATGCCTGGTGCCTCTGTGGTGAAGGCCTTCAACACGATCTTTGCCCAGCACTATGCATCGGGTCTCTCGATCGATGGAACGCCGCTTCAAACCTACGTGGCCGCCGACGACGAGGTCGCACGGGCGCGCGTCAAAAAGCTTGCCGGTGACATGGGCCTTGTTGCGATTGATGCAGGCCCGCTGGCAAATGCGCGTTACCTCGAGCCTATGGGCTTCATGAACATTCAATTCGGCTATGTGCTTGGTCAAGGCGTTGAAATCGCGCCTCAATGGCTGGTGGCCTGA
- a CDS encoding LysR family transcriptional regulator, giving the protein MDITDELKAFVATAQTGSFTAAADQLGVSNRLTSKYVAELEQRLGVRLFQRTTRRVGLTPAGEDLLARAPSLLDELDDLLAEVAEGSRGFSGVIRMSAPVTFGERYVVGMIRRFAQANQGLTFDLRLDDGYVDLARDGIDVAFRIGRSEVLSLKERRLGELHSRLVASRDYLDAHGEPARPGDLEHHACIVDTNRRRPRHWTFSKDGTEQVANIRGRFHVNSARAAAELATSGLGIAYVPHFAVCDDLTSGALVELLESYETETSSVSAVYLEGRVLPRKIRALIDFSVQDIRSSGVI; this is encoded by the coding sequence ATGGATATCACCGACGAACTCAAGGCCTTTGTGGCCACCGCGCAGACCGGATCGTTTACGGCGGCCGCCGACCAGCTTGGCGTGTCGAACCGATTGACCTCAAAGTATGTCGCCGAGTTGGAACAGCGGCTCGGCGTTCGGTTGTTCCAACGCACAACCAGACGGGTCGGGCTGACCCCAGCAGGTGAGGACCTTCTGGCCCGCGCCCCATCGCTTTTGGATGAATTGGATGATTTGCTGGCTGAGGTAGCAGAAGGATCACGTGGATTTTCCGGCGTGATCCGCATGTCGGCCCCGGTGACATTCGGCGAGCGCTATGTCGTCGGTATGATCCGTCGCTTTGCGCAAGCCAATCAAGGACTGACATTTGACCTGCGTCTCGACGACGGATATGTCGACCTTGCGCGCGACGGCATCGATGTCGCCTTTCGGATCGGGCGGTCAGAAGTCTTGTCGCTCAAAGAGCGTAGGCTGGGAGAGCTGCACTCAAGACTGGTCGCAAGTCGTGACTATCTCGATGCGCATGGTGAACCCGCGCGCCCCGGTGATCTTGAGCATCATGCTTGTATCGTCGACACCAACCGCCGCAGGCCGCGTCATTGGACATTCAGTAAAGACGGAACCGAACAGGTCGCAAATATTCGGGGGCGGTTCCATGTAAATTCGGCGCGCGCTGCTGCAGAACTGGCAACGTCGGGCCTAGGCATCGCCTACGTACCCCATTTCGCGGTGTGTGATGACCTCACAAGCGGAGCTCTCGTAGAGCTTTTGGAAAGCTACGAGACAGAAACGAGCAGCGTGAGCGCTGTTTATCTGGAGGGGCGGGTCTTGCCACGCAAAATCCGCGCCCTGATTGATTTCTCTGTCCAAGATATCCGTTCCAGCGGCGTAATCTGA
- a CDS encoding MurR/RpiR family transcriptional regulator, producing MTEATQTISDRIQQKLDDLTRAERQLALSILENYPASGLGPLAALAKDANVSVPTVARMVQKLGYKGYPDFQSELREELRAKAQNPIAKHDTWAEAAPSEHLLNRFTDAVIDNIRLTLGQINPDDFDEACRLVADQSRHLFIVGGRITHTLAEYFYLHMQVIRPDLTHVQSTSNTWPHYLLNAKEGDVFVIFDVRRYENNTLKLAEMAHVRGAKIILFTDQWRSPVHHLADISLSCRIIVPSAWDSSATTMLLVETMISSVQNLNWTETKERMETLEDMFDQTKLFRKFT from the coding sequence ATGACCGAAGCAACACAGACAATATCTGACCGCATCCAACAAAAGCTTGATGATCTTACCCGTGCGGAACGGCAGTTGGCCCTGTCGATCCTCGAAAATTATCCAGCCTCCGGCCTTGGTCCACTGGCGGCCCTTGCCAAGGATGCAAATGTATCTGTGCCCACTGTCGCGCGCATGGTGCAAAAGCTTGGTTATAAGGGCTATCCAGATTTTCAGTCGGAATTGCGCGAAGAGCTGCGCGCCAAGGCACAGAACCCGATCGCTAAGCATGACACATGGGCCGAAGCCGCCCCCTCCGAGCACCTCTTGAACAGGTTCACGGATGCGGTAATTGATAACATTCGCCTGACACTTGGGCAGATCAACCCTGACGACTTCGATGAAGCCTGCAGGCTGGTCGCAGATCAGTCACGCCACCTTTTCATTGTCGGCGGGCGGATTACACATACTTTAGCCGAGTATTTCTACCTCCACATGCAGGTCATCCGTCCCGACCTTACGCATGTTCAGTCCACATCGAACACATGGCCGCACTACCTTTTGAACGCAAAAGAGGGCGACGTTTTTGTGATCTTCGATGTGCGGCGATACGAAAACAACACGCTGAAACTGGCCGAAATGGCACATGTCCGCGGTGCCAAGATTATTCTCTTTACCGACCAGTGGCGCTCGCCGGTGCATCATCTCGCAGATATCAGCCTAAGCTGCCGGATCATTGTCCCCTCGGCATGGGACTCAAGCGCGACGACAATGCTTTTGGTTGAAACCATGATTTCCTCCGTTCAGAACCTGAACTGGACCGAAACCAAGGAACGGATGGAAACACTGGAAGATATGTTCGATCAAACAAAATTGTTCCGGAAGTTTACTTAG
- a CDS encoding N-formylglutamate amidohydrolase, with protein MVLNPEGRSSVVVVCEHASRFIPPAFGELGLDEAARQSHVAWDPGALEVARGLAQRFDAKLIASNVSRLVYDCNRPPSAADAMPAHSEVTDVPGNANLTAAQRADRTARFYDPFRASLAAAIAATPDPILVTVHSFTPIYHAKPRAVEIGVLHDTDARLSDAMMQIVQAYTGMNVMINEPYGPADGVTHTLKEHAIKAGHLNVMLEIRNDLIETPQQQDAMSACLANWLSGALAALKVPVGVQC; from the coding sequence ATGGTCCTCAATCCCGAGGGGCGGTCGTCTGTGGTTGTGGTGTGCGAACATGCGAGCCGGTTTATTCCGCCTGCGTTTGGTGAACTTGGTTTGGATGAGGCCGCACGACAAAGCCACGTGGCATGGGACCCCGGTGCGTTGGAAGTGGCACGCGGTTTGGCGCAGCGCTTTGACGCCAAACTGATCGCATCAAACGTGTCGCGCTTGGTTTATGATTGCAACCGGCCGCCATCCGCTGCCGATGCTATGCCGGCCCACAGCGAGGTAACTGATGTGCCGGGCAATGCGAACCTGACAGCGGCGCAACGCGCAGACCGCACGGCCCGCTTTTACGACCCGTTTCGCGCCAGCCTTGCGGCGGCAATTGCGGCCACGCCGGATCCTATCCTCGTCACCGTGCACAGTTTCACACCGATCTATCACGCAAAACCGCGCGCGGTTGAAATTGGCGTTTTGCACGACACGGATGCGCGCCTGTCCGATGCGATGATGCAGATTGTGCAGGCGTATACGGGTATGAATGTCATGATCAACGAACCCTACGGCCCGGCGGATGGCGTGACCCACACGCTGAAAGAGCACGCGATCAAGGCGGGCCACCTGAATGTTATGCTCGAAATTCGCAACGATCTGATTGAAACCCCGCAGCAACAGGATGCCATGTCGGCATGCCTTGCCAACTGGCTGTCCGGTGCTCTTGCGGCTCTGAAGGTACCGGTAGGCGTGCAATGCTAG
- a CDS encoding TRAP transporter small permease subunit: MLGIMQGYIRAVDAVNYRVGRIAMYGIFVLMGVLLWSSISKTFFLPTLWTLEMAQFVMVAYYILGGPYSIQLGSNVRMDLLYGEWSVRKKAWFDLLTVLFLIFYLCVLLFGAISSTAYSLGYWGTEPFSFFGGLITGSEEIGRMERSSSAWRPYLWPVKSIMILGMFLMLLQCISELFKDVLRINGEAV; encoded by the coding sequence ATGCTAGGGATCATGCAGGGATATATCCGCGCTGTTGACGCCGTGAACTACCGCGTCGGGCGCATCGCCATGTACGGTATCTTTGTCCTGATGGGGGTTTTGCTTTGGTCCTCGATTAGCAAGACGTTCTTCTTGCCGACATTGTGGACGCTGGAAATGGCGCAGTTTGTGATGGTTGCCTATTACATTCTTGGCGGTCCCTATTCGATCCAGCTTGGCTCGAATGTGCGGATGGATTTGCTTTATGGCGAGTGGTCGGTGCGCAAGAAGGCGTGGTTTGACCTGCTCACCGTGCTGTTCCTGATCTTCTACCTTTGTGTTCTGCTCTTCGGTGCCATCAGCTCGACTGCTTATTCGCTGGGCTATTGGGGCACCGAACCGTTCTCGTTCTTTGGCGGATTGATCACAGGCAGCGAGGAAATCGGCCGCATGGAACGCTCGTCCTCGGCGTGGCGTCCCTACCTTTGGCCGGTCAAATCAATCATGATTTTAGGGATGTTCCTGATGCTGCTGCAATGCATTTCAGAGCTGTTCAAGGACGTGTTGCGCATCAACGGTGAAGCTGTCTGA
- a CDS encoding TRAP transporter large permease subunit — protein MSYELIATLMFSSMMLMLLTGQRVFGAIGFIAVVAALLLWGDKGGFDLGFSAAMKLMKWYPLLTLPMFIFMGYVLSESRIADDLYKMFHVWMGGLRGGLAIGTIGLMVLISAMNGLSVAGMAIGSTIALPELLKRGYDKRMVTGVIQAGSSLGILVPPSVVLVLYAMIARQPVGQLWLAGVIPGLMMAGLFIIYIVVRCRINPVLGPVLDAAERDIPRAEKLRLLRAGLLPIIIFAVMMVPFVKGWTSLVESSAIGAIAAFVAAVLKGRMTREVFENSVRNTLGITCMFMWIILAALAFGAVFDGLGAVKAIESVFTERLNLSPWMILILMQLSFILMGTFLDDTAMLVIVAPLYVPLVGELGFDLIWYGILYTITTQIAYMTPPFGYNLFLMRAMAPPEITLRDIYSSITPFVLIMVLALALVMVFPAIATWLPSYVYN, from the coding sequence ATGTCATATGAATTGATCGCCACTCTGATGTTTTCATCGATGATGCTGATGTTGCTGACCGGTCAGCGTGTCTTTGGCGCAATCGGGTTCATCGCCGTTGTGGCCGCCTTGCTGCTTTGGGGTGACAAGGGCGGTTTTGATCTCGGGTTTTCAGCGGCGATGAAGCTGATGAAATGGTATCCACTTTTGACGTTACCGATGTTCATTTTCATGGGCTACGTTCTGTCGGAAAGTAGGATCGCGGACGACCTCTACAAGATGTTCCACGTCTGGATGGGCGGGCTGCGCGGCGGCCTTGCGATTGGCACAATCGGCTTGATGGTGCTGATTTCCGCGATGAACGGGCTAAGCGTGGCGGGTATGGCCATCGGGTCAACCATTGCCTTGCCGGAGTTGTTGAAGCGGGGTTACGATAAACGGATGGTGACGGGCGTGATCCAAGCGGGGTCGAGTTTGGGCATCCTTGTGCCGCCCTCTGTCGTCTTGGTACTTTATGCAATGATTGCCCGCCAACCCGTCGGACAGCTTTGGCTGGCGGGGGTCATTCCGGGCCTGATGATGGCTGGCTTATTCATTATCTATATCGTTGTGCGTTGCCGGATTAATCCGGTGCTTGGGCCGGTTCTGGACGCCGCCGAGCGTGACATTCCGCGCGCCGAAAAGCTTCGGCTACTCCGCGCGGGTCTACTGCCTATCATCATTTTCGCAGTGATGATGGTGCCATTCGTGAAGGGCTGGACCTCGCTTGTGGAAAGCTCTGCAATCGGCGCGATTGCCGCATTTGTTGCAGCCGTGCTGAAGGGGCGCATGACACGCGAGGTATTCGAAAACTCGGTGCGCAATACCTTGGGCATCACCTGTATGTTCATGTGGATCATCCTCGCCGCCCTTGCGTTTGGCGCTGTGTTTGACGGGTTGGGCGCAGTCAAAGCGATTGAATCCGTATTTACCGAGCGCCTGAACCTAAGCCCCTGGATGATCCTGATCCTGATGCAGCTTAGTTTTATCCTGATGGGCACCTTCCTTGACGACACAGCGATGCTGGTGATTGTCGCGCCGCTTTATGTGCCGCTTGTCGGGGAGCTTGGGTTTGATCTGATCTGGTATGGTATCCTTTACACGATCACGACGCAGATCGCCTATATGACGCCGCCCTTTGGCTATAATCTGTTTTTGATGCGGGCGATGGCGCCGCCCGAAATTACACTGCGCGACATCTATTCTTCTATCACGCCATTTGTGCTGATCATGGTTCTTGCGCTTGCACTGGTCATGGTCTTCCCCGCTATCGCCACGTGGCTTCCAAGCTACGTTTATAACTAA
- a CDS encoding TRAP transporter substrate-binding protein, with product MTSRRRFIQGAAIAPAAALATPALAQSTIQWRMQTYAGAALAAEVIVPAIEMFNKIAGDRMQIELFFADQLVPTGELFQAMQRGTIDAVQSDDDSMASPTEVTVFGGYFPFGSRYSLDVPVLFNKYGLNEIWDEEYSKVGVKHISAGAWDPCHFATKDPITSLADLEGKRIFTFPTAGRFLTRFGVVPVNLPWEDIEVAMQTGELDGIAWSGITEDYTVGWADVTNYFLTNNISGAWAGSFFANMDRWNELPEDLQTLFRVCSDQSHYYRQWWYWGGEADLRVNGSKMELTSIPDEEWATVEAEAQVFWEEIAAESDVKRRVVDIFKQYNADMVKAGRPYRYG from the coding sequence ATGACTTCAAGACGTAGATTTATCCAAGGGGCGGCGATCGCCCCGGCTGCAGCTCTGGCAACACCAGCCCTGGCGCAAAGCACCATTCAATGGCGGATGCAAACCTACGCCGGTGCTGCTTTGGCAGCCGAGGTGATCGTGCCAGCCATTGAAATGTTCAACAAAATCGCAGGCGACCGCATGCAGATCGAGTTGTTCTTCGCGGACCAACTGGTCCCCACAGGCGAACTGTTTCAGGCGATGCAGCGCGGCACGATCGACGCCGTGCAGTCGGATGACGATTCAATGGCCTCACCGACCGAAGTTACCGTTTTTGGCGGTTACTTCCCGTTCGGTTCGCGCTACTCGCTTGATGTGCCTGTGTTGTTCAACAAATACGGCTTGAACGAGATTTGGGACGAGGAATACTCCAAGGTCGGCGTCAAACACATCAGCGCCGGTGCATGGGATCCCTGCCACTTTGCCACCAAAGACCCGATCACCAGCCTTGCCGATCTGGAAGGTAAACGCATCTTCACCTTCCCGACCGCTGGTCGTTTCCTGACCCGCTTTGGCGTTGTTCCGGTCAACCTGCCGTGGGAAGACATCGAAGTGGCAATGCAAACAGGCGAACTTGACGGTATCGCATGGTCCGGCATCACCGAAGACTACACGGTTGGCTGGGCCGACGTGACCAACTACTTCCTGACCAACAACATCTCGGGTGCATGGGCAGGGTCGTTCTTTGCCAATATGGATCGCTGGAACGAATTGCCGGAAGATCTGCAAACGCTGTTCCGCGTCTGCAGTGATCAGTCGCACTACTACCGTCAGTGGTGGTATTGGGGCGGCGAGGCCGATCTGCGCGTCAACGGCTCCAAGATGGAATTGACGTCAATTCCCGACGAAGAATGGGCAACCGTGGAAGCGGAAGCGCAAGTGTTCTGGGAAGAAATTGCAGCCGAAAGTGACGTCAAACGGCGCGTGGTTGATATCTTCAAGCAATATAACGCCGACATGGTCAAAGCTGGACGTCCTTACCGTTACGGCTAA
- a CDS encoding glutamine synthetase family protein, whose translation MPGTLTFDDLKSRVADGSIDTVLVCFVDMQGRLMGKRFHAVNFVETSFKETHCCNYLLATDLEMATPDGYASTSWQAGYGDYIMAPDLGTIRLVPWLAGTAMVLCDLLDHHTHEPVPHSPRAVLKKQIKRLAALGYEAKMATELEFFLFEKSLNEIRKEGFRNLQPISGYNEDYHIFQTTKEEDVMRPIRNHLFAAGLPIENTKGEAEAGQEELNIRYSPALDCADYHSIAKHAVKEIAWQNGRAATFMPKWDKDRVGSSSHVHQSLWKDDEAAFYDKPAKHGMSELMSHYMAGLINYAPDYTYFLAPYVNSYKRFARGTFAPTKTVWSVDNRTAGFRLCGENTKGVRVECRIGGSDLNPYLAQAAMLAAGIKGIEDKMKLAPATTGDIYEDAKAADIPQTLRAATETLRKSKFLREALGDDVVDHYTRAAEWEQEEFDRVVTDWEIARGFERA comes from the coding sequence ATGCCCGGCACACTGACTTTTGACGACCTGAAATCCCGCGTTGCGGACGGATCAATTGATACCGTCCTTGTGTGTTTTGTGGACATGCAGGGCCGGTTGATGGGCAAGCGTTTCCACGCTGTGAACTTTGTCGAGACATCGTTCAAGGAAACCCATTGCTGCAACTATCTGCTCGCCACCGACCTCGAAATGGCCACACCGGATGGCTATGCCTCGACCAGTTGGCAAGCGGGCTATGGCGATTACATCATGGCGCCGGACCTTGGCACGATCAGGCTGGTCCCGTGGCTCGCGGGCACCGCGATGGTGCTTTGTGACCTGCTTGACCATCACACTCACGAACCCGTCCCCCATTCCCCTCGCGCGGTCCTGAAAAAGCAGATCAAGCGGCTCGCGGCACTGGGCTATGAGGCCAAGATGGCCACAGAGCTTGAGTTTTTCCTGTTCGAGAAAAGCCTGAATGAAATCCGCAAAGAGGGTTTCCGTAACCTGCAGCCGATCAGTGGCTACAACGAAGACTACCACATCTTCCAGACCACCAAAGAAGAGGACGTGATGCGGCCGATCCGCAATCACCTTTTTGCTGCGGGTCTGCCCATTGAAAACACAAAAGGCGAAGCCGAAGCCGGGCAAGAAGAACTGAACATCCGATATTCCCCCGCGCTCGACTGCGCCGATTACCATTCCATCGCCAAGCACGCGGTGAAAGAAATCGCATGGCAAAACGGTCGTGCAGCGACGTTTATGCCCAAGTGGGACAAGGATCGTGTCGGTTCATCCAGCCACGTCCATCAATCGCTTTGGAAAGACGACGAGGCTGCATTTTATGACAAACCCGCCAAACACGGCATGTCGGAACTGATGAGCCACTACATGGCAGGCCTGATCAACTACGCGCCCGATTATACCTATTTCCTCGCGCCCTACGTCAACAGCTATAAGCGGTTCGCGCGTGGGACATTTGCGCCGACCAAGACCGTCTGGTCCGTTGATAACCGCACGGCGGGCTTTCGGTTGTGCGGCGAAAATACCAAGGGCGTGCGGGTCGAGTGTCGCATTGGCGGGTCCGATCTGAACCCCTATCTTGCACAGGCTGCGATGCTGGCGGCAGGGATCAAAGGCATCGAAGACAAGATGAAACTAGCGCCTGCGACAACTGGCGATATCTATGAGGATGCCAAGGCCGCCGATATTCCCCAGACCCTGCGCGCGGCGACCGAGACACTTCGGAAATCGAAATTTCTGCGTGAGGCGTTGGGCGATGATGTGGTCGATCACTACACCCGCGCTGCGGAATGGGAACAAGAAGAATTCGACCGTGTCGTGACCGATTGGGAAATCGCACGCGGCTTTGAAAGGGCTTAA
- a CDS encoding aldehyde dehydrogenase family protein, with amino-acid sequence MTIQCISPIDGSVYATRETLSRTDADAAVARAKSAQTEWAARPLADRIALVQAGVAAVGAVNDDIVPELAWQMGRPVRYGGEFGGFNERATYMAEIAKDALADIEIEDSEAFRRVIKRVPHGVVLVVAPWNYPYMTAINTVAPALIAGNAVMLKHASQTPLVGERMAAAFHSAGIPKDVFQNVFLDHKTTSDLIADRAFGFVNFTGSVGGGQAMERAAAGTFTGIGLELGGKDPGYVMDDANLDAAVDTLIDGAMFNAGQCCCGIERIYVHESLFDAFVQKAVAIVNGYKLGNPLDPETTLGPMAHVRFADEVRAQTAEAIADGAKAQIDPALFPQDGGAYLMPQILTNVTHDMRVMREESFGPVVGIMSVKDDAEAVHLMNDSAFGLTASLWTQDAKRAEAIADQIETGTVFMNRADYLDPGLCWTGCKDTGRGGGLSVIGYHNLTRPKSYHLKKA; translated from the coding sequence ATGACGATCCAATGTATATCGCCGATTGACGGCTCTGTTTATGCGACACGCGAAACCCTGTCGCGGACCGACGCGGACGCCGCAGTCGCGCGGGCGAAATCGGCGCAAACCGAATGGGCCGCGCGTCCGTTGGCGGATCGCATCGCCCTCGTGCAAGCAGGCGTTGCCGCTGTTGGCGCGGTGAACGACGACATTGTGCCGGAACTTGCATGGCAAATGGGCCGCCCTGTGCGCTATGGTGGCGAATTTGGCGGCTTCAATGAACGCGCCACCTATATGGCTGAAATTGCGAAAGATGCCCTTGCTGATATAGAGATCGAGGACAGCGAAGCCTTTCGCCGTGTCATAAAGCGCGTGCCACATGGCGTCGTTCTGGTCGTCGCCCCTTGGAATTATCCCTATATGACGGCCATCAACACCGTGGCCCCTGCATTGATCGCCGGCAATGCGGTGATGTTGAAACACGCCTCACAAACGCCGCTGGTCGGTGAACGCATGGCGGCGGCGTTTCATTCCGCCGGCATTCCTAAGGACGTGTTCCAGAACGTCTTTCTTGACCACAAAACCACATCCGACCTGATCGCGGATCGCGCTTTCGGGTTTGTGAATTTCACCGGTTCTGTCGGCGGCGGGCAGGCGATGGAGCGCGCAGCGGCGGGCACATTCACGGGCATCGGGCTTGAGCTTGGCGGCAAAGATCCGGGCTACGTGATGGATGATGCCAATCTGGACGCCGCCGTGGATACCCTGATTGACGGTGCAATGTTCAACGCGGGTCAATGTTGTTGCGGGATTGAACGGATTTATGTTCACGAAAGCCTGTTCGACGCCTTTGTGCAAAAGGCGGTGGCAATTGTGAACGGCTACAAGCTGGGCAATCCGCTGGACCCTGAAACGACCCTTGGTCCGATGGCACATGTGCGCTTTGCCGACGAAGTCCGCGCGCAAACGGCCGAGGCCATTGCCGATGGGGCCAAAGCACAGATTGATCCGGCGCTTTTCCCGCAGGACGGTGGCGCGTATCTGATGCCGCAAATCCTGACAAACGTGACCCACGACATGCGCGTCATGCGCGAGGAAAGCTTTGGCCCCGTCGTTGGCATTATGTCCGTCAAGGATGACGCAGAGGCGGTCCACCTGATGAATGACAGTGCCTTTGGCCTGACCGCGTCACTTTGGACCCAGGATGCCAAGCGCGCCGAAGCCATCGCCGACCAGATCGAGACCGGCACCGTATTTATGAACCGTGCCGATTACCTTGATCCGGGTCTGTGCTGGACCGGATGCAAAGACACCGGACGCGGGGGCGGGCTGTCCGTCATCGGCTATCACAATCTGACCCGTCCGAAATCATACCACCTAAAGAAGGCCTAA
- a CDS encoding iron-containing alcohol dehydrogenase — MTVTANWSYPTAIRFGAGRISEIADACSVAGIKKPLLVTDCGLASMDITTRTLDLLDAAGLGRAMFSDVDPNPNEKNAAAGVKAYNDGGHDGVVAFGGGSGLDLGKLVAFLAGQTRPLWDFEDIGDWWTRADADAIAPIVAVPTTAGTGSEVGRASVITNSVTEEKKIIFHPKLLPTVVICDPELTVGMPNFITAGTGLDAFAHCVEAFSSPHYHPMSQGIALEGMRLVKDYLPRAYADGSDIEARAHMMSAALMGATAFQKGLGAIHALSHPIGAMYHTHHGTTNAVCMPAVLQFNKPAITGVIGRAANYIGISGGFDGFCAYVDGLNDSLGIPKTLAGLGVKNPDIDRIVAGALIDPSTGGNPVEMTKENTTKLLLELI; from the coding sequence ATGACCGTTACTGCCAACTGGTCCTATCCGACCGCTATCCGTTTCGGCGCTGGCCGCATTTCCGAGATCGCCGATGCTTGCTCCGTTGCGGGGATCAAAAAGCCGCTCCTGGTCACTGACTGTGGCCTTGCGAGCATGGACATCACCACCAGGACGCTCGACCTGCTTGACGCGGCGGGCCTTGGCCGCGCGATGTTCAGCGACGTTGATCCGAACCCGAACGAGAAGAACGCCGCAGCGGGTGTCAAAGCCTACAATGATGGTGGCCATGACGGCGTGGTCGCCTTTGGTGGCGGGTCCGGTCTTGATCTGGGGAAACTGGTCGCATTCCTTGCCGGACAAACACGCCCCCTTTGGGATTTCGAGGACATCGGCGATTGGTGGACCCGCGCGGATGCTGATGCCATCGCGCCTATTGTTGCGGTTCCAACGACGGCTGGAACTGGATCCGAAGTCGGCCGCGCGTCGGTCATCACCAATTCTGTGACCGAAGAAAAAAAGATCATCTTCCACCCGAAATTACTGCCCACAGTTGTCATCTGTGACCCCGAACTGACCGTCGGCATGCCGAATTTCATCACCGCAGGCACGGGGCTTGATGCCTTTGCCCATTGTGTCGAAGCATTCAGTTCACCGCACTACCATCCGATGAGCCAAGGCATCGCGCTGGAAGGGATGCGTCTGGTCAAAGACTATCTGCCGCGCGCCTATGCCGATGGTTCGGATATCGAGGCTCGCGCGCATATGATGTCTGCGGCATTGATGGGGGCGACGGCGTTTCAAAAGGGACTTGGCGCAATCCATGCGCTGTCCCATCCGATAGGCGCGATGTATCACACGCACCACGGCACAACGAATGCGGTCTGCATGCCCGCCGTTTTGCAATTCAACAAACCCGCGATCACCGGCGTGATCGGCCGGGCCGCCAACTACATTGGCATTTCCGGCGGGTTCGATGGGTTTTGCGCCTATGTCGACGGGCTGAATGACTCGCTTGGTATCCCCAAGACCCTTGCCGGCCTTGGCGTCAAGAATCCGGACATCGACCGCATCGTTGCGGGTGCCTTGATTGATCCCAGCACCGGCGGAAATCCTGTGGAGATGACAAAGGAGAACACAACGAAACTTTTGCTGGAACTCATCTGA